Within Desulfobacterales bacterium, the genomic segment TTCTGAAAAGGCCATTAAATTTGCGGATATTGCACGGATTAGAATCTGATTTTTTGATTTAAATATTTTTGAAAGCATACCGACGGCTTCGTTAATGTCGATATTTTCCGGCCATTCTGACCTTGTATACACATCAATATCTGGGGCCCCTTCCGGTTTAGGCTTTTCCATCCAGTCTGTTTTTTGAAATTCTGATAAATCAACATTTAAAAGTTCCAACAACTCTTCAAGCTTTTTTTTACCGATTGGCTTTCGTCCGGTAACTATAGCGTTTGCATATTCTTTTGACTTTTTCATGAGGGCCGCAAGGTCTTTATAATCACGCCCTTGAATATCCAAAATTCTGACAAGATTTTTTTGCCATATTTTGTTTTGGATCATTACGGTTAATTCCTATTTGACATATGAACCTTTTTGGTTTATGGTTTGAGCCATGAATTTAAAAACATACCTTAAAAATAAAAGCCGGGAAGAGTTGGCGCAACGCACTGGGACAACTCTTAACTACATTAACAGGTTGTGTTGCCACCGTCGTCGCCCCTCCCCCGAGCTGGCCCTAAAGATCCAAGAGGCCACGGGGGGTGCAGTGACGGTGATGGAGCTGTTGTTTCCAAAGCAGACGACCAGCCCCGACTCGAAACCAGAAAGCCCGGAGGTAGCGGCATAATGACCCACGAGCATATTAGTTTTGGCAGCATAGACGATCCTGTTTCAGCCGAAATTGAAAAATTACTCAAAAAGGCGAATGTAAAATATCTGTTAATTTACCGCTGCCCAACCACCGAAGGCCATGAACCGGTCAGCGGTTATATCTGTAACGACGA encodes:
- a CDS encoding helix-turn-helix domain-containing protein — its product is MIQNKIWQKNLVRILDIQGRDYKDLAALMKKSKEYANAIVTGRKPIGKKKLEELLELLNVDLSEFQKTDWMEKPKPEGAPDIDVYTRSEWPENIDINEAVGMLSKIFKSKNQILIRAISANLMAFSETVDAQAEITKMRQEQEVGKSRMAAIERRLDELESENEMLRKRLDPDAAINHR